Proteins co-encoded in one Malus sylvestris chromosome 9, drMalSylv7.2, whole genome shotgun sequence genomic window:
- the LOC126582418 gene encoding eukaryotic translation initiation factor 5-like, whose product MALLNIGAGNSDDAFYRYKMPRMVTKIEGRGNGIKTNIVNMVDIAKALARPPAYTTKYFGCELGAQSKFDEKTGTSIVNGSHDTAKLAGLLENFIKKYVQCYGCGNPETEILITKTQMIQLKCAACGFVSDVDMRDKLTTFIIKNPPEQKKGSKDKKAMRRAEKERLKEGEAADEELKKQKKEAKKKGTSSSAKEGPVKASSSKKKTSGSDEDRTSPTHSQADEEEANDVDDDDDDVQWQTDTSLEAARQRIQEQLSAATADMVMLSTNEPEKPKEATKAVENGNSTARVTLTDELKKNLDKGISAKQLQSLLPSLSGSAKEKMTALFEALFGGIEKGFAKEVSKKIKYLAVAAAQDEGSQLLVLQAIEGFCGKSSSSALKEVALVLKALYDADILEEETIVQWYQGGLKGAGRGSQIWKNTKPFIDWLQSAESETEEE is encoded by the coding sequence ATGGCTTTACTGAACATTGGTGCTGGGAACAGCGACGATGCCTTCTACAGGTATAAGATGCCCAGGATGGTTACCAAAATTGAGGGCCGTGGAAATGGCATCAAGACAAATATAGTCAACATGGTGGACATCGCAAAGGCCTTGGCAAGGCCCCCTGCATATACTACAAAGTATTTTGGTTGTGAACTTGGAGCCCAATCCAAATTTGATGAGAAAACTGGGACTTCTATTGTTAATGGGTCCCATGACACCGCTAAGCTAGCTGGCCttcttgaaaattttattaagaAATACGTCCAGTGTTATGGATGTGGCAATCCAGAAACAGAGATCTTGATTACGAAGACTCAAATGATTCAACTGAAATGTGCTGCGTGTGGTTTTGTGTCTGATGTCGACATGAGAGACAAGCTCACTACCTTCATTATTAAGAACCCACCCGAGCAGAAAAAGGGATCCAAAGACAAGAAAGCAATGAGGAGGGCTGAAAAGGAACGGTTGAAAGAAGGTGAAGCTGCTGATGAGGAGctgaagaaacaaaagaaagaggcAAAGAAGAAGGGCACTTCTTCCTCTGCTAAGGAGGGCCCTGTGAAAGCCAGCtcttcgaaaaaaaaaacaagtggaTCTGATGAGGACCGCACATCACCTACTCACAGCCAGGCTGATGAGGAGGAGGCCAAtgatgttgatgatgatgatgatgatgttcaGTGGCAAACTGATACATCACTAGAGGCAGCTCGTCAACGGATTCAAGAACAATTGAGTGCTGCGACAGCTGATATGGTAATGCTTTCAACCAATGAACCAGAGAAGCCCAAGGAAGCAACAAAGGCTGTGGAGAATGGAAACTCCACTGCTCGAGTAACACTTACTGATGAGTTGAAAAAGAATCTAGATAAAGGTATCTCAGCCAAACAGTTACAATCCCTTCTGCCGTCACTTTCAGGGTCTGCTAAGGAAAAGATGACTGCTCTTTTTGAAGCGCTATTTGGGGGTATAGAGAAAGGGTTTGCAAAGGAGGTGTCGAAGAAGATAAAGTACCTTGCTGTAGCTGCTGCACAGGATGAGGGATCCCAGTTGCTCGTGCTTCAAGCAATTGAAGGCTTCTGTGGGAAGTCAAGCTCAAGTGCATTGAAGGAGGTTGCCCTGGTTTTAAAAGCTCTCTATGATGCTGATATCTTGGAAGAAGAAACTATAGTGCAGTGGTATCAAGGTGGACTGAAGGGAGCCGGCAGGGGCTCTCAGATTTGGAAGAACACTAAACCCTTCATTGACTGGCTCCAGAGTGCTGAGTCTGAAACTGAGGAGGAATAA